A portion of the Herpetosiphon gulosus genome contains these proteins:
- a CDS encoding carbohydrate kinase family protein, producing MRIVVAGSIAYDYIMVFPGQFKDHILADKVHVLSVSFLVESMKRMRGGTGPNIAYNLALLGERPTVMGTVGEDFSEYRTWLENAGVDTGLIKVIEGDFTASCFINTDLSDNQITAFYPGAMAQAHRQRLPLDGHRPDFVIIAPNDPAAMAQLVIECQTNNIPYLYDPSMQAPRMNGPELLAGCRSAAALIGNDYEFAMMAEKIGCTEEELHQVVGLTVVTKGGEGATIYQNGQVYEIPAAKPTIVADPTGAGDAFRAGFVRGYLAGLPMPVTGRIASLTACYAIEHHGTQEHRHTKAEFMARYEENFGAEPLLAELFG from the coding sequence GTGCGGATTGTTGTAGCTGGATCAATTGCCTACGATTACATCATGGTGTTTCCTGGGCAATTCAAAGATCATATTTTGGCCGATAAAGTTCACGTGTTGAGCGTGAGCTTCTTGGTAGAATCAATGAAGCGCATGCGTGGCGGCACTGGGCCAAATATTGCCTATAACTTGGCTTTGCTTGGCGAACGCCCCACGGTTATGGGCACAGTTGGCGAAGATTTCAGCGAATATCGCACTTGGCTCGAAAACGCTGGGGTCGATACTGGCTTGATCAAAGTGATCGAAGGTGATTTTACGGCTTCGTGCTTTATCAACACCGACCTTTCCGATAACCAAATTACCGCCTTCTACCCTGGTGCGATGGCTCAAGCGCATCGCCAACGCTTGCCACTCGACGGGCATCGCCCCGATTTCGTGATTATCGCTCCAAACGACCCGGCTGCCATGGCGCAACTGGTGATCGAATGCCAAACCAACAATATTCCCTACTTGTATGACCCAAGCATGCAAGCACCCCGCATGAACGGCCCAGAATTGCTGGCAGGCTGTCGCAGCGCCGCAGCCTTGATCGGCAACGATTATGAATTTGCCATGATGGCAGAAAAAATTGGCTGCACCGAGGAAGAATTGCATCAAGTCGTTGGCCTAACGGTTGTTACCAAAGGCGGCGAAGGTGCTACAATCTACCAAAATGGCCAAGTTTATGAGATTCCAGCGGCCAAGCCCACAATTGTGGCCGACCCGACTGGAGCAGGCGATGCATTCCGCGCCGGATTTGTGCGAGGTTACTTGGCAGGCTTGCCCATGCCAGTTACCGGTCGGATCGCCAGCTTGACGGCTTGCTATGCCATCGAGCATCACGGCACGCAAGAACATCGCCACACCAAAGCTGAATTCATGGCACGCTATGAAGAAAACTTTGGAGCCGAACCACTCTTAGCTGAATTATTTGGCTAA
- the mtnA gene encoding S-methyl-5-thioribose-1-phosphate isomerase, with amino-acid sequence MAEVLKTVWWDKVPCLIDQRRLPATLDIVRCEDLNSVIEAIRSMQVRGAPAIGITAAYGMALAAQRSTAQTSSKLLEKLAKAKALLDEARPTAINLAWATQRMLDVAQANQTLEVDQLRQRLLAEAEAIRDQDEAMCRAIGQHGKVLLAQSRNVLTHCNAGGLATAAYGTALAPIRAVHEDGQPIHVWVDETRPFLQGARLTAWELQQAGIDLTLITDNMAAYFMQQGQVDCIIVGSDRIAANGDVANKIGTYGLAVLAKAHNIPLYVAAPTSTIDLQTANGAAIPIEQRSSQEVTHIGQQAIAAAGIKVAHPAFDVTPAHLVTAIITEQGIAYPPFAEHLQTMVEAANAANASQ; translated from the coding sequence ATGGCTGAAGTACTCAAAACTGTTTGGTGGGATAAAGTTCCCTGTTTGATCGACCAACGTCGCTTGCCAGCCACGCTGGATATTGTGCGTTGTGAGGATTTAAATAGCGTGATTGAAGCAATTCGCTCAATGCAAGTGCGAGGCGCTCCAGCAATTGGCATCACGGCAGCCTATGGCATGGCCTTGGCAGCCCAACGCAGCACGGCCCAAACCAGCAGTAAATTGCTCGAAAAACTAGCCAAAGCCAAAGCGCTGCTTGATGAAGCGCGGCCTACGGCGATCAATTTAGCTTGGGCCACACAGCGCATGCTCGACGTAGCGCAGGCAAATCAAACACTTGAGGTTGATCAATTACGCCAGCGGTTGTTGGCTGAGGCCGAGGCAATTCGCGACCAAGACGAGGCAATGTGTCGCGCAATTGGCCAACATGGCAAAGTGCTGTTGGCTCAATCACGCAATGTGCTGACCCACTGCAATGCTGGTGGTTTAGCTACGGCAGCCTATGGCACAGCCCTCGCACCAATTCGCGCAGTTCATGAGGATGGTCAGCCAATTCATGTTTGGGTCGATGAAACCCGACCATTCTTGCAGGGCGCACGCCTTACCGCGTGGGAATTGCAACAGGCAGGCATCGATTTAACTTTAATTACCGATAACATGGCCGCTTATTTTATGCAGCAAGGCCAGGTTGATTGTATTATTGTTGGCTCGGATCGGATTGCGGCTAACGGCGATGTTGCCAACAAAATTGGCACCTATGGGTTGGCGGTGTTGGCCAAAGCGCACAATATTCCATTGTATGTTGCGGCACCAACATCGACCATTGATTTGCAGACTGCCAATGGTGCGGCAATTCCAATCGAGCAACGTTCAAGCCAAGAAGTTACCCATATTGGGCAACAGGCAATTGCGGCAGCAGGCATTAAGGTGGCGCATCCGGCTTTTGATGTGACTCCAGCCCACTTGGTAACGGCAATTATTACCGAACAAGGCATTGCCTACCCGCCCTTTGCTGAACATTTGCAAACCATGGTTGAGGCTGCCAATGCCGCCAACGCTAGCCAGTGA
- a CDS encoding FAD-dependent oxidoreductase — translation MDLNSGYPFWAVKNGLLSIYPRLQNDLTCEVVVIGGGISGALIAHYLSEANIDTVVLEKRELAGGSTSASTALLQYEIDTPLTELVKLVGEQQAVRAYHLCREAIDKVADLAQKVGVADHFSHKTSLYLASSRWHVKQLRQEFALRQAYGFNLDYLDKGAIGERFSFTAPAALYSYNAGEVDAFQLAHAIFKHSAQRGVQIFDRTAAKEWQADSAGVTVTTETGCQIHAKYLILAAGYEAQHYIKPKLVKFRSSYALASEPLTDFSGWYEQCLIWESARPYVYLRTTSEGRAIIGGEDDQIDLPAKRDALLERKAAKLTKRFNQFFPHIPLHIDYRWAGTFGETSDGLPYIDNLPDQPRILVALGYGGNGITYSVVAAELLRDRLCQRTNPDATIFRLDRH, via the coding sequence ATGGATTTAAATAGCGGGTATCCGTTTTGGGCAGTCAAAAATGGCTTGTTATCTATCTACCCTCGTTTGCAAAATGATTTGACATGTGAGGTTGTGGTGATTGGCGGCGGTATTAGCGGAGCGCTGATCGCCCACTACCTCAGTGAGGCCAATATCGATACAGTGGTGCTGGAAAAACGCGAGCTTGCTGGGGGCAGCACCAGCGCTAGCACCGCCTTGCTGCAATATGAAATCGATACGCCATTGACTGAATTGGTTAAATTGGTTGGCGAGCAACAGGCAGTTCGCGCCTATCACTTGTGTCGCGAGGCGATTGATAAGGTTGCCGATTTAGCACAGAAGGTTGGTGTAGCAGACCATTTTTCACATAAAACCAGTTTATATTTGGCAAGTAGCCGTTGGCATGTCAAACAATTGCGCCAAGAATTCGCCTTACGTCAAGCTTATGGTTTCAACTTAGACTACCTCGACAAAGGCGCAATTGGTGAACGGTTTAGTTTTACCGCTCCGGCGGCGCTGTATTCCTACAATGCGGGTGAGGTTGATGCCTTTCAACTAGCCCATGCGATCTTCAAACATTCAGCGCAACGTGGCGTACAAATCTTTGATCGAACTGCGGCCAAAGAATGGCAGGCCGATAGCGCTGGCGTGACGGTCACCACCGAAACAGGTTGTCAAATTCATGCCAAATACTTGATTTTGGCGGCAGGCTATGAAGCTCAACACTATATCAAGCCCAAATTGGTAAAATTTCGCAGCAGCTATGCACTTGCCAGCGAGCCATTAACCGATTTTAGTGGCTGGTATGAGCAATGTTTGATTTGGGAAAGCGCTCGACCATATGTCTACCTGCGTACCACCAGCGAAGGGAGGGCGATCATCGGCGGCGAAGATGATCAGATTGATCTGCCTGCTAAACGCGATGCCTTGCTTGAACGCAAAGCCGCCAAATTAACCAAACGTTTTAATCAATTTTTCCCGCATATTCCGCTGCATATCGATTATCGTTGGGCTGGCACTTTTGGCGAAACCAGCGATGGCCTGCCCTACATCGACAATCTGCCCGATCAGCCACGAATTTTGGTGGCGCTGGGCTATGGCGGCAATGGCATCACCTATAGTGTAGTCGCCGCCGAACTTTTGCGCGATCGCTTGTGTCAAAGAACTAACCCCGATGCAACGATCTTTCGGCTTGATCGCCATTGA
- a CDS encoding GNAT family N-acetyltransferase, with translation MMIVNLVPVTRDNWQACCALSLPAEQQDFVASNLYSIAEAQFYPTMQVRALINQSSTLVGLAVYGISPNTGQYRVARLMIDQAFQGQGYGRAAMQAILAEVAALGDVDQVWLSYREHNHAARNLYQSLGFQEQSCDPAGRIVAMYSLVAQD, from the coding sequence ATGATGATTGTCAACTTAGTTCCGGTTACACGCGATAATTGGCAAGCATGTTGCGCATTAAGTTTGCCTGCCGAACAGCAAGATTTCGTCGCGTCCAACCTCTATTCAATTGCCGAGGCGCAATTTTATCCCACTATGCAAGTTCGAGCGCTTATAAATCAATCCTCTACGTTGGTTGGCTTGGCGGTTTATGGAATTAGCCCAAACACTGGCCAATATCGGGTTGCGCGATTAATGATCGATCAGGCTTTTCAAGGCCAAGGCTACGGACGAGCAGCGATGCAGGCGATTTTAGCTGAGGTAGCGGCATTAGGAGATGTAGATCAGGTCTGGTTAAGCTATCGCGAACATAATCATGCCGCCCGCAACCTCTATCAATCCTTAGGCTTCCAAGAGCAATCCTGCGATCCAGCTGGTCGCATTGTGGCGATGTATTCTTTGGTTGCACAGGATTAA
- a CDS encoding FAD-dependent oxidoreductase, whose translation MKIVIIGGVAAGMSAATRLRRLDEHAEIVVLERGEYVSYANCGLPYHIAGTIAEREKLLVASPKYLRQTFNLDLRLQHEVIAIDPQQKIVTIKTPQQPTPIQERYDKLLIAVGSQALQLPIPGSDLPQIHTVRSIPDVDQINQLLADGARHAVVIGAGYIGLEMIEALQQRGLTVELVELAKQVLPLFDHEMVSEVADLLQQHGVKLHLGASAQRFVPTNQQIAVHLSDGRQIKTDLVIMAVGVRPASQLAQAAGLTLGERGGIAVNQHLQTSDPAIYAAGDVIEVQDTVLQQPALIALAGPANRQGRIVAEHMLGRSSRYHSSQGTAIVKVHTTTCAMTGASEKSLQRAKRAYHKIYLHPNDHAGYYPDAQQMHLKLLFAPADGRILGAQIVGGAGVDKRIDVLATAIRAKMSVHDLTELELAYAPPYGSAKDPINMAGFLASNLLDGTVKFWYAEEYPAITEHALIVDVRNPDEYAAWHIPQAINLPLAELRAAIPSLKAQAEGRPIRLHCMVGMRSYIAYRILRQSGFENVATLAGGALTLKAFTH comes from the coding sequence ATGAAAATTGTGATTATCGGCGGGGTCGCTGCAGGCATGAGTGCCGCCACCCGCCTCCGTCGGCTCGACGAACATGCCGAGATTGTGGTGTTGGAACGTGGCGAGTATGTTTCGTATGCCAATTGTGGCTTGCCTTATCATATCGCTGGCACAATCGCCGAACGCGAAAAGCTCTTAGTTGCCAGCCCTAAATATCTACGCCAAACTTTTAATCTCGACCTACGCTTGCAACACGAGGTGATCGCGATTGATCCCCAGCAAAAAATCGTGACGATCAAAACACCCCAACAGCCCACGCCAATCCAAGAGCGCTACGATAAATTGTTGATTGCGGTCGGCAGCCAAGCCTTGCAATTGCCAATTCCTGGCAGCGATTTACCGCAAATTCACACAGTTCGTAGCATCCCGGATGTTGATCAGATCAATCAATTATTGGCCGATGGCGCACGTCATGCAGTGGTAATCGGCGCTGGTTATATTGGCCTCGAAATGATTGAGGCCTTGCAACAACGTGGCCTAACCGTCGAGTTGGTTGAACTGGCCAAGCAAGTTTTGCCTTTATTTGATCATGAGATGGTCAGCGAAGTTGCTGATTTGCTGCAACAACACGGGGTCAAATTGCATCTTGGAGCCAGTGCTCAGCGCTTTGTACCAACCAATCAGCAGATCGCCGTACATCTCAGCGATGGGCGGCAGATTAAAACCGATTTGGTGATTATGGCGGTTGGCGTGCGACCAGCCAGCCAATTAGCTCAAGCCGCAGGCCTGACGCTTGGCGAACGTGGCGGCATCGCCGTCAACCAGCATCTGCAAACATCCGACCCAGCGATTTATGCTGCTGGCGATGTGATTGAAGTGCAAGATACTGTGTTGCAGCAACCAGCCTTGATCGCACTGGCAGGGCCGGCCAACCGCCAAGGTCGCATCGTGGCGGAGCATATGCTTGGGCGCAGCAGCCGTTATCATTCCAGCCAAGGCACGGCAATCGTCAAAGTGCATACAACCACCTGCGCCATGACCGGAGCCTCGGAAAAGAGCCTGCAACGCGCCAAACGGGCTTACCACAAAATCTATTTGCACCCCAACGATCACGCGGGCTACTACCCCGATGCCCAACAAATGCACCTCAAACTGTTGTTTGCCCCTGCCGATGGCAGAATTTTAGGGGCACAAATCGTCGGTGGCGCTGGGGTCGATAAACGCATCGATGTCTTGGCAACGGCAATTCGCGCTAAAATGAGCGTCCACGATTTGACTGAGCTAGAGTTGGCCTATGCGCCGCCCTATGGCTCGGCCAAAGATCCAATTAATATGGCCGGATTTTTGGCTAGCAACCTACTCGATGGCACGGTGAAATTCTGGTATGCCGAGGAATACCCCGCGATCACCGAGCATGCGCTGATCGTTGATGTGCGCAACCCTGATGAATATGCAGCCTGGCACATTCCGCAGGCGATTAATCTGCCACTGGCTGAATTACGCGCAGCCATTCCAAGCCTCAAAGCCCAAGCCGAAGGGCGGCCAATTCGCTTGCACTGTATGGTTGGCATGCGCAGCTACATCGCCTACCGGATTTTGCGCCAAAGCGGCTTTGAGAATGTCGCGACACTAGCTGGCGGTGCGTTGACCTTGAAGGCTTTTACTCATTAA
- a CDS encoding polyprenyl synthetase family protein, translating to MTHTLKQLEIPSTLRHDLQAVEDRIMQRVESQSALITAAGQHIVSSGGKRLRAMMVLLASQLGRYRLSDSLHAATAVELIHAASLVHDDLVDDADRRRGKVTVHAKWDQGVALMVGDYLFAVAAGEMALAPDPRVIQIFAESVMTISASELHPVMATLPTATALEQYYAKIGGKTAALFEAAAAAGVVCGGGSPEEIEAAARYGYDIGLAFQIVDDILDFVSTEETLGKPAGNDLREGTITLPLILAVKDHHEHPLVNLLDQYEQLSDEQVTQAISQVKQLGGIDQAIAQAREITQRGLAALDIFPPSDAKELLREIAEYVLDRHF from the coding sequence ATGACGCACACATTAAAACAATTGGAAATCCCAAGCACGTTACGCCATGATCTGCAAGCCGTCGAAGATCGCATTATGCAGCGAGTCGAATCGCAATCGGCGCTGATCACGGCTGCTGGTCAACACATTGTTAGCTCTGGTGGCAAGCGTTTACGGGCCATGATGGTTCTGCTTGCGTCGCAATTAGGGCGCTACCGTTTGAGCGATAGCTTGCATGCGGCAACTGCTGTCGAGTTGATTCATGCAGCCAGTTTGGTTCACGACGATTTAGTCGATGATGCCGACCGCCGCCGGGGCAAAGTTACCGTCCATGCCAAATGGGATCAAGGCGTAGCATTGATGGTTGGTGATTACCTGTTTGCGGTGGCTGCTGGCGAAATGGCACTAGCTCCCGACCCACGGGTGATTCAGATTTTCGCTGAATCGGTTATGACGATTTCAGCTTCTGAATTGCACCCCGTTATGGCGACGCTCCCCACGGCAACAGCCCTCGAACAATATTATGCCAAAATTGGTGGTAAAACCGCCGCTTTGTTTGAAGCCGCTGCTGCTGCTGGGGTAGTTTGTGGTGGTGGTAGCCCCGAGGAAATTGAGGCCGCCGCCCGTTATGGCTACGATATTGGTTTAGCCTTCCAAATTGTCGATGATATTCTCGATTTCGTTAGCACTGAGGAAACCCTCGGCAAGCCTGCTGGCAACGATTTACGTGAAGGCACAATCACCTTGCCCTTAATCTTGGCGGTCAAAGATCATCACGAGCATCCGTTGGTCAACTTGCTTGACCAATACGAGCAACTTAGTGATGAGCAAGTTACCCAAGCAATTAGCCAAGTGAAACAGCTTGGTGGCATCGATCAAGCGATCGCCCAAGCTCGTGAGATTACCCAACGTGGCTTGGCAGCACTCGATATCTTTCCGCCATCAGATGCCAAAGAGCTGCTACGTGAAATCGCCGAATACGTGCTCGATCGCCATTTCTAA
- the fabZ gene encoding 3-hydroxyacyl-ACP dehydratase FabZ — protein sequence MLTVEDILAILPHRPPFLLVDRILEIEDGVRAVGLKNVTMNEPFFVGHFPGRPVMPGVLIVEALAQVGAVIILRQPEYVGKIVMFAGIDDFRFKRPVTPGDTLKLEVSLDKMRRRIGKGQAKATVDGTVVAEGGLMFAIVD from the coding sequence ATGCTGACCGTTGAAGATATTTTGGCAATTCTGCCGCATCGCCCGCCGTTTCTGTTGGTTGATCGCATCTTGGAGATCGAAGATGGTGTGCGAGCAGTGGGCTTGAAAAATGTCACCATGAACGAGCCTTTTTTCGTGGGCCATTTCCCAGGTCGGCCTGTGATGCCAGGCGTATTGATTGTCGAAGCCCTGGCTCAGGTTGGGGCAGTAATCATTTTGCGCCAGCCCGAGTATGTTGGCAAAATTGTGATGTTTGCTGGGATCGATGATTTTCGGTTTAAGCGCCCAGTGACACCTGGTGATACACTTAAATTAGAAGTAAGCCTTGATAAAATGCGCCGCCGCATTGGCAAAGGCCAAGCTAAGGCCACAGTTGATGGCACAGTGGTTGCCGAAGGTGGGCTAATGTTTGCAATTGTTGATTAA